A stretch of the Chrysemys picta bellii isolate R12L10 unplaced genomic scaffold, ASM1138683v2 scaf2723, whole genome shotgun sequence genome encodes the following:
- the LOC122174703 gene encoding nucleoporin SEH1 isoform X1: MIAVGSDDNSPNILAKVQIYEYNENTRKYAKAETLMTVTDPVHDIAFAPNLGRSFHILAVATKDVRIFTLKPVRKELTTSGGLTKFEIQIVAQFDNHNSQVWRVSWNITGTVLASSGDDGCVRLWKANYMDNWKCTGILKGNGSPVSGSSQQGMFNASLGSANTSLQNSLNGSAAGRWPGSTTQALAPVMLSRRPSSEAPSLVCTREGGSL, from the exons ATGATAGCTGTAGGAAGTGATGACAACAGTCCAAATATACTGGCTAAGGTTCAAATTTATGAATACAATGAAAACACCAG GAAGTATGCAAAAGCAGAAACTCTTATGACAGTCACTGATCCTGTACATGATATTGCATTTGCTCCGAATCTGGGAAGATCCTTCCATATTTTAGCTGTAGCTACCAAAGATGTACGAATTTTCACACTGAAACCTGTAAG GAAAGAATTGACTACTTCTGGAGGACTAACAAAATTTGAAATTCAGATAGTAGCTCAGTTTGATAATCACAATTCCCAGGTCTGGCGAGTAAGCTGGAACATTACAGGCACAGTGCTTGCATCATCTGGTGATGATGGCTGTGTTAGACTATGGAAAG CTAATTACATGGACAACTGGAAGTGCACTGGTATACTGAAAGGTAACGGGAGTCCAGTCAGTGGTAGTTCTCAGCAGGGAATGTTTAATGCTTCTCTAGGTTCAGCCAATACAAGCCTACAGAATTCATTAAATGGATCAGCTGCTGGCAG GTGGCCTGGCTCCACAACCCAAGCCTTGGCTCCCGTGATGTTGTCCAGGAGGCCCAGCTCAGAAGCTCCTTCCCTTGTGTGTACTAGGGAAGGGGGAAGCTTGTAG
- the LOC122174703 gene encoding nucleoporin SEH1 isoform X2 has translation MIAVGSDDNSPNILAKVQIYEYNENTRKYAKAETLMTVTDPVHDIAFAPNLGRSFHILAVATKDVRIFTLKPVRKELTTSGGLTKFEIQIVAQFDNHNSQVWRVSWNITGTVLASSGDDGCVRLWKANYMDNWKCTGILKGNGSPVSGSSQQGMFNASLGSANTSLQNSLNGSAAGRKQS, from the exons ATGATAGCTGTAGGAAGTGATGACAACAGTCCAAATATACTGGCTAAGGTTCAAATTTATGAATACAATGAAAACACCAG GAAGTATGCAAAAGCAGAAACTCTTATGACAGTCACTGATCCTGTACATGATATTGCATTTGCTCCGAATCTGGGAAGATCCTTCCATATTTTAGCTGTAGCTACCAAAGATGTACGAATTTTCACACTGAAACCTGTAAG GAAAGAATTGACTACTTCTGGAGGACTAACAAAATTTGAAATTCAGATAGTAGCTCAGTTTGATAATCACAATTCCCAGGTCTGGCGAGTAAGCTGGAACATTACAGGCACAGTGCTTGCATCATCTGGTGATGATGGCTGTGTTAGACTATGGAAAG CTAATTACATGGACAACTGGAAGTGCACTGGTATACTGAAAGGTAACGGGAGTCCAGTCAGTGGTAGTTCTCAGCAGGGAATGTTTAATGCTTCTCTAGGTTCAGCCAATACAAGCCTACAGAATTCATTAAATGGATCAGCTGCTGGCAG